In the genome of Apium graveolens cultivar Ventura unplaced genomic scaffold, ASM990537v1 ctg531, whole genome shotgun sequence, one region contains:
- the LOC141702602 gene encoding putative phospholipid hydroperoxide glutathione peroxidase, translated as MASQSSTPQSVHDFTVKDAKGNEVELSKYKGKVLIIVNVASQCGLTNSNYTELAQLYEKYKNQGLEILAFPCNQFGAQEPGTNEEIVEFACTRFKAEYPIFDKVDVNGSNAAPVYKYLKSSKGGLFGDGIKWNFSKFLVNKDGQVVDRYAPTTSPLSIEKDVKKLLGIA; from the exons ATGGCCAGTCAATCCAGTACTCCCCAATCCGTTCATGACTTCACTGTCAAG GATGCCAAGGGTAATGAGGTGGAGCTTAGCAAGTACAAGGGAAAAGTTCTTATCATAGTTAATGTTGCATCCCAGTG TGGCCTCACCAATTCAAACTATACAGAGTTGGCTCAGTTATATGAGAAGTACAAGAATCAAG GTCTAGAGATTCTTGCTTTTCCGTGCAACCAGTTTGGGGCACAAGAGCCTGGTACGAATGAAGAGATTGTAGAGTTTGCTTGCACTCGCTTCAAAGCCGAGTATCCCATATTTGACAAA GTTGATGTCAATGGATCCAATGCTGCACCAGTATACAAGTACCTCAAGTCCAGCAAAGGTGGACTCTTTGGAGATGGTATTAAATGGAATTTTTCCAAGTTTTTGGTTAACAAAGATGGGCAAGTTGTGGATCGCTATGCACCCACAACATCTCCTCTTAGCATTGAG AAGGATGTGAAGAAACTTCTGGGGATTGCATAA